The genomic segment GTCATCTGAACTAGACTCACCTCGTCTCTGCTAATAAGTTCATTGGAAAATGTGAGGCCGGGCATCAGTCCTCGTTTTTTGAGCCAGAATATCGATGCAAAAGAACCAGAAAAGAAGATTCCTTCCACTGCAGCAAAGGCTACGACACGTTCTCCTAGAGTTAACGCCAAAGTATTTCTAGTGAGTATCTGTTTGTGTTCATAGGAACAAACCAGTAACATCACTTAGAAAACGAAGCTCAGGGGTAAGTAGGGCCAAGGTATCCTTACCATACGTAGCCTCTTTGTCCCCAATCCAGCACAAGGCCCAATCTGCCTTCTTCTTTACACAAGGCATTGTCTCAATGGCGTTGAAGAGAAATTCCCTGTAGGCACACAGAGCATCAACAATTCCAGCAGAGACCTCCTATCCTAAGCTTCTGGGTAAGAGCATTGGGACCAAGGCCAATTTGGGATTCAaactgaaatgttttctttttacttgtttgCTTTTTCCTCCAGTGTTTTCAAAAATCTCAACATTCATTTGGTTTATGTTAATACAAATTTAGGCATCCATTCATTCACACTGAGCCCCAAGATCTACTAACATGAAAACTCAGTCTATTACACCAAGAGCATTTATTGGCTTAATTATTTCAAGTCCAGGTCATGACAAGGTTCAAAGGCCCTACCTTTAACTTTGAAGAACTATAAAATCTTAACTGCTAGGACTGTTTAAGCTATGCTGACCATTATCTCCCTAAATAGATGCCCACACTCTTATCATTGTGCTAATTAGTTGGGCCACAAATGCCACAAGTATATAATAAAGCAATTAAAGCCAATAAACTAAACAACCTGAGATTGCTTCCAGCTATAATTCTATGCTACAATGTTGATCCCAGGCCAGAAAAGCAAATCGATTGGCCCTACACTTACCTGGTCTTATTACTCTCttcctccccattcccacctTGGGAGTCTACAGATTCCCCAGTCCAGCCTTGTCCTTCCCAGATGACCTTGTTTTCTGAAGCCAAGGTCATCAGGCCATTGGGTTCCTTTCATTCTCGTTTCCATGTCAACCTGGGTCTCGCCTCTCCCTGGCTTTCAAAACTCAACCACCAGGCCGTCCTGATCCTACCTGTTCTGGTAATGTATCCCCATCATGCCCCTACCTTtactttctttgttcatttctgtctACAAACATGTTCAAATCTTTTTACCCCCAATGAATCGCCTCAATCCTGCTAGGCTTGCAAGTCACTACTCATTTTCCCTCTTCACTTTCTTCCAAGTCATCTACAAGAGGCTACTCTTCAGCTTCACCACTTCTGTTCTACACAGGCTCTTGTCCTGAAGCTGACCTTAGTATCTAGAGTACTCAAACGCCCATTTCTAACTCTCCCATCCTTTCCAGTCAATCTTGAAAATGTGAAATAGGCCCGAGGCTACCTATATTTCTCCTCTATTATCCTCCAATATAAACTATAATTTCAGGCAAACAGCTGTGTGCCTAAATTAATCTCATGGTTCACAGCTGCCTCTGCACTATCATGTAATTCCTCTACTTATACTCCTAGGTCTTATTTTCTATATTATGTTACAGCCCCTTACGAGGcaagttttatgttttactttgcaTCCTCCACCCTTTCCACCCTGCCCCAGGCTCAAGTTGTAGGTTGACAGATTTGCCAGACGTGAAAACTATCAGACCTAGGTTTTAGGGCATCAGACACAGCCTCTAGGGATGTTTTTTAGAAGGCATTAGGTTGGACGTTCAGCACTATATTTCCACCTCTAGAAAATGGAGTAACCTCATAACTTTGTTTTTAAGTGACTGGCTAGTAAAGTGAATTTAGGCCTCTTCTTCAGAGCAGACAGGACCATGGGTGCTAGGAATTTCTTTGACTTGGTCATTTTAGAGTCATTCTTCTATCCCTGTACGATCTCAAAAAGTAACAATTGGTAATCCTAAATATGTTGGCATATCACCACCCAAATACTCACCTTTCTTTGGAATCTTTAATGTAAGTGTCAATGAGGAGACTATACATTTCAGAATGTATGTTTTCCATGGCAATTTGGAAGCCATAGAAACAACGAGCTTCCGTAATCTGAACTTCTTGGCTAAACCGCTCCACCTAGTGGTAAAACACAAAGGTCAGTTTAAGGAAAGTCTACCAGCAGCAACTCAAGTCAATGAACACTGGTTGCGTCACACTTCCTCTTTTGTATCATCATAAGGTAGAAATagcaattcattctttttaattcatCGCAAGGAGGATGCACTCAACAAGACATATAAGCAACCAAATGATTAAAACAGCCAAGCCACAAAAAGGAGAGCAAATAGATAGCTACCAGGGCTGTAGATCTATTACTACCACTGAGCATCGTCTTTGAGCTTCTCTacagttgggggaaaaaataccGTAAGGACGAAATAACTGCAAAGTATATTATAGAACAGGAAATGCCATGGAATATAAATACTAGCTTACAGATATATACACATTCAGTgtggaaaaatttaaaagacgaaaaaagaaaattattagttCTCTTAAGTCTTGAAATGCATaaaagtagactttatttttggAAACTCACCAAGTTTTCATTTACTATGCCATCACTTGCTGCAAAGAAAGCCAGAACATGCGAAATGAAATATCTCTCCTCAGGCTTCAGGGCTTCCCAGTGCTGAATGTCCTTGGAAAGGTCCACCTGGAGTACAGAAGTTCACAAGGGGTTCAAACGTGCAGGACCTCACACATATGCGTAATTCTTCAACTTTAAGTGTACTAGTATCGCTTGATTAATATACCCCTCACGCACTTTGCCAGGGAGAACATCTAATATCCTCCCTCTGTGGGCAAGCATTCCCAAGAGGAACACGAGGAAAGCAAAGCACACTTCACACAAGTTATAACCGGCACTGCAGGGGTCTTCCTCTAGAGTTAGGGGCAATGCTTCCAACTGCCTTTTAAGTCTCCTAGTTCCTGAATCCGATTACCTCCTCAGCTGTCCAAAAGGAAGCCTCAGCTTTCTTATACATCTGCCAGATATCATGGTATTTGATAGGAAAGATGACAAAGCGGCGGGGGTTTTCTTTCAGAAGTGGTTCCTCCTCCACACTGGGGGCAGATAGCTTAGGGTTCTGCTGGGGGAGAAAGGATGGAAAATGTTAAGTATAGGGCGAACCAcgaaactgtcttttttttttaagcaaagtaTGTCCAATTATCGGGAATTTCATGCGGTTTAATGTATGTCGCTTGTCACACATGGGTTCTGTACATAACAGAGCAGGACTATAGTAGAGACATAATGGGAAAATGTCCAGATGTGTAAAGTAGTAAATGATCGGGAAGAGACTTTGGCGGGAAAGCAGCGCGGGCCCGGGAGGGGGTAGGGTTTGCGAGGAGACAATGAGGCTTTGGCGCCAAGAGCAGGCTCCTCCTGCACCGCCTGCCTGCAGCGCCCCCTCGCCGGGCGCCCCCAGCCCGCCTACTCACTGGCTCGGCGGGCTCCTGGAAGATCCTCCTCGCGGTCTTGCTGGCCAGCACGCGGGTCCCGCTGAGGGACGGGGGCTGCAGGGAGACGCGTGGTGAGAGGCCTGCCCGCGTCCTTCAGGACCCCGCCGCCCTGTCCCGCCCCTCGCCCCTGCGCGCTCACAGTGTTCTCCTTGTCCGCCAGGCTGAGCCCCTTCATGGGCGAGAGCTGGAGGGGATGCTGCTGCTGCGGGTCAGCGATGGTGGCGAGAGGGACACGGACGGAGAGCATGGCTGCGTACGACTCGTCAAGATGGGGCTGCGCGCAGGTACTGGAAGCCCCTTCCCCGCGGCGCCGGAAATTTAAAGCATCCCTCACAGGAGAGCGCCGTGGGCGTGGCCGTTTCCCATTGGATGGATGCCGGCCGCTGGCCACGCCTCCCGCAGCAGATTCCGGAGCCGCGCGCGGACGCCGGTTGCCCTGCTCTCCTGGGAGCCTCGGGACCTACCCCTCCCAGACCTCTGTGGGCcgcaggctgggctgggggcgtCACCGCCCATATCCCTGAGAGCCCCATAGGACAAAGTCTGCAGGCCCTGCGCGCTCCGGTGGCCCTGGCGCGCGCGGGCACTCGCTCGTACCGGAAAGGTTTGGGATTGAATGAAGCAACGCGATTGGAGCCCGCCCGCCGGAGAGCGGGAGAGGATTCCCCACCCCGCCGAGCCCCACCTCTCTGAAAACGTCTCTTGAACCCGTTTCGCGGTTAAATGGTTTTGCAAATGAGGTTGGTGCAAATGCCAGTACAAAGCCCCTGGCTGCGAGGGAACGTGGCTGCGGCGACTTAGATACGTGTAGCTGGGCGGGGGTGCAAGCAGGGTCCCTGAGGTCGGGCAAATGTGTGGGGTGGTCGGTGGTGAACGTACCGTCCAAACGGTTAGGGGCGCGGATTGCTGAGTCACTAGGACACGTCATCTGACAAAGATTTGGTGCCCTCGTCGGTAAATTGGGCCTCGTAGCCATACCTGACCTGTGGGATTactaataaaatgaaaggattaaatgagataattcacgTAAAATGCGAACTTTTCAAACTTTCAAGTTAATAACAGAGAGAGGGCCTTTGGTGCAGTTTCCCCCTGAAATCGTGTCTGTTGTCGGACTCCTGTCCTCTATGTcgacattgttttaaaaattgcaaactgggcaaatgtcgacattgttttaaaaattgcaaactgagcaAAAATTCCTGAGAAAAAGTTCAGAGAATGATTGAAGAACTAGGAATTCATTTACTGCTTATTGGGCATCAAAGAGCCTAAAGGGGGGGGTTGAAAACCTCCATTCGGATGAGGGTGGAGACATGAACTTAGTAACAGTTCTCATTTTACTTCGTACGCGGTCTTTCAGATTTGCCAGAGACTTCTGCTCTGCATCTGGCAAAACGCCAAAAATGATTGAAGAGAAAGAAGTGTTaagatccaggaaaaaaaaagattaaccaGGAAAAGCTCCAACAGCTGTACACAGTCAGGGCTGTCTCTGAGTGAGACTGGACTTTTTACAATGTCTTTTCTATATAATACTTTAAAGAGGTGGGGGGTAGAGAAGATACCCTCCCCACAGAGGTCTATTTCTCTTAAAGTACTGTGTTTAAAGTATCCTCTAGCCTCAGAAGAAAGATCAATGACCATCACATCTCTTAGACAAAGCAACAACTAAAACTTTAGTCTgtcatttgttttaaagcaaCTCGCAGACATTGTCAATTTCCCCGTCAGCATGCACCTCCAGAAAATGGATACTTTTATTGAAGACGTGATAATGGCTTTATCAGCCATAAAACTAACAAAACTATCAGTGATTCCTTGGTATCCGCTAATACCTAATAAACATCCAGTTTCGGGTAATCAATATCCGACGTACTCCTTTTGGTTGCTGTCCCAGGCACCGTGTACTTTTCAGCTCCTGCTATACTCTTTATGTACAGGAACTGTAAAGTATAACTCTGTGAGCTAGCCAGAAGCTATTACTTCATTTTCGGTTGAACTGCCacgaggcggggggggggggggggaagccaCCATCCTCCCCCTCACCGCCTCCCACCTCTGGGTCATTCGGGCATGTCCCGTCCTCCCCCTACATCGGGTTTTTACTTCACAAAGGAGGAAGCAGGGGCAGAAGTCTACGTGGTTCTGCCGAGCGGTCACGCCGGGAGGAGACAGCCAGGTCGGGGTTCTGGTCTGCAGTTCCCCCTCTCTTTGCCTGGGTACCTGAGACGCAAAGGGCCCGGGCGGACCAGGCGGACCAGTCCGGGGGAGGGAGGACCCTCCCCGCAGCGGCCTAGCGCCAAGCCCTGGGATCCGCCTGCgatcttctccttttcctttcggCGCGCGTTTTGACAGCTACTCCGCTACTGGTCCGCGAGACAGAGACTCCGCCCCCAACTTCAGAGAGGCTGCGCTCTTCCAAGGCTGTGGGATCCTACGCCGAGCCACCGCAAGCTCCGCCCCCGCAAGCTCCGCCCCCGCTTCCGCAGCCCGCGCTCCGGCCGCCACGCCCCCAGCAGTCGCACTTTTACCGTCTCGCGAGGGTGTGTGCGGTGGCCTCTACGGGGCCCCTCACCCCACACCAGGCGGCGTCACTGAGGCCCGGGGAGCCCAAGTGATTTTTCCCAAAGCCACTCATCCCTCTATATACCTGACATCGTGCTGGGGACTGTCACAATAATACTAATGATAACTCCACAGCCACTGGGCAACTGGACCACTGGACCAGGTTCTCTCCCAACGttttattaagaatattttcaacatacagaaaaatggaaagaagtctACAGTGTTCACCCACCACCTAGGATTCAACGGTTGTTTCCCTTCCGCCATATTTGCTTTATCCCTCTTTACGGGTGTGtgaggcttttgttttttctggatcttttttttttaaataaatttatttgatttatttattttttatttttggttgcgttgggtgttcgttgctgcatggggcttctcattgccgtggcttctcttgttgcagagcacgggctctagatcgcgggctcagtagttctgacgcacgggctcagttgctccgtggcatgtgggatcttcccggatcagggctcgaactcatgtcgcctgcattggcaggcgaattcttaaccactgcaccaccagggaagcccttttctggATCATTTGAACCTGGGTTGTAGATATGACACTTCACCCCGAGATATTGCAGTGTATTGCACAAGTAGCTCCtaaaaataaggacattctcTAACATAACCACAGTACCATATTCAGACCTAAGAAAACTAACATTATTTCTCTAATATCACTTAATATCTCGTCCATAATCAAATCTCCCCTGTCATTTCAAATATGGCTTTTaatttggtttgttcatttttgatGCAGGATCCTATTAAACGCATGCATTACATTTGGTTATTGTGCCTTTTtagtctcttatttttttaatacagttctTGAATTTGTCACAGTTTTATTTGCCTTGgggcattcttttttttggctgcgttgggtcttcgttgctgtgcaggctttctctagttgcggcgagcgggggctactcttcattgtggtgcgccagcttctcatcgcggtggcttctcttgctgcggagcacaggatctaggctcttgggcttcagtagttgtagctcacaggctcagtagttgtgacttgcgagctctagagcacagcctcagtagttgtggtgcgcgggcttagttgctctgcggcatgtgggatcttcccggaccagggatcaaacccatgtcccctacattggcagacggattcttaaccactgcgccaccagggaagtccttttttagtctcttttaattCAAACAACtactccattttttcccccatgagGTTGACTTTTCAAAGTTCAGGCCAGTTTTCTTGTAGAATGTCCCACATTCTACATTTGCCTAATGTGTCTTCACAGTGTCACTTAATTTGTTCTGTTAATCCCTGTTTTTACTGTAAACTGAAAGTTAGATCTAAAGGCTTTATTAGATTTAGCTTATCTTTTTTTTGTACATAAGCTAAAAACTACCATTTGAACCATTTTCAAGCATGCAGTTCAGTCGTATTAAGCACATATACAGccttatgcaaccatcaccaccatctgtcTCCAGAACTTTTATCATCCCATTAAACACTAgttccccattcctccctcccatcaACTTCTTGTAaaaaccattctactttctgtctatgtgAATCTGAGTACCTCGTACAAGTGCGATCTtacattatttgtccttttgtgtctgacttttttcacatagcataatgtcttcagcattcatccatgttgtagcttgtgtcagaatttcattcctttttaaggctggataatattccactgtgtggatatcCCACAGTTTGTTTATAAGATTTCCTTTCTGCAATCCGTCAGCCCCTTCCCTCCATGGAGTTCTTTTGTTTCCCAACTACTAGGAAGCAAGGTCAACCCTCCTCTGAACTGAGCTACTCCCTGTGTGACTCCAGAGCACCTCCTTCTTCTTTCTGAACTTGACATTCCACTTTCAGACCTTCAGGATGCTCAGAGTTCTCCGTTAAGGAAAAAGGGTGCAGGTTCTAGACCCAGGCTGCCTGCATGTGCATCCCAGCTTACCCACTGGCTAATTTCCCCAGTTGTAAAACAGGCATAATAACAGCATCTagaacctacttcatagggtggttgtgaggattaaatcgaGTTATTACGTGTAAAATACTCATGAAAGTTCCTGGAACATCGAAAGCAACGGGTAAATATTAGTTGCCATTATAATTTGTCCAACCAGCCCTCTGTAACACGTATGCAGGCCATctccagtttttcactattataaacaatgctgcggGAATTCcatggcggtccaatggttaggactccacgctcttaCTGCCAacggctggggttcaatccccagtcggggaa from the Globicephala melas chromosome 12, mGloMel1.2, whole genome shotgun sequence genome contains:
- the RRM2 gene encoding ribonucleoside-diphosphate reductase subunit M2 isoform X2, coding for MLSVRVPLATIADPQQQHPLQLSPMKGLSLADKENTPPSLSGTRVLASKTARRIFQEPAEPVDLSKDIQHWEALKPEERYFISHVLAFFAASDGIVNENLVERFSQEVQITEARCFYGFQIAMENIHSEMYSLLIDTYIKDSKEREFLFNAIETMPCVKKKADWALCWIGDKEATYGERVVAFAAVEGIFFSGSFASIFWLKKRGLMPGLTFSNELISRDEGLHCDFACLMFKHLLHKPSEQRVKDIIVNAVRIEQEFLTEALPVKLIGMNCTLMKQYIEFVADRLMLELGFSKVFRVENPFDFMENISLEGKTNFFEKRVGEYQRMGVMSSPTENSFTLDADF
- the RRM2 gene encoding ribonucleoside-diphosphate reductase subunit M2 isoform X1; protein product: MLSVRVPLATIADPQQQHPLQLSPMKGLSLADKENTPPSLSGTRVLASKTARRIFQEPAEPNPKLSAPSVEEEPLLKENPRRFVIFPIKYHDIWQMYKKAEASFWTAEEVDLSKDIQHWEALKPEERYFISHVLAFFAASDGIVNENLVERFSQEVQITEARCFYGFQIAMENIHSEMYSLLIDTYIKDSKEREFLFNAIETMPCVKKKADWALCWIGDKEATYGERVVAFAAVEGIFFSGSFASIFWLKKRGLMPGLTFSNELISRDEGLHCDFACLMFKHLLHKPSEQRVKDIIVNAVRIEQEFLTEALPVKLIGMNCTLMKQYIEFVADRLMLELGFSKVFRVENPFDFMENISLEGKTNFFEKRVGEYQRMGVMSSPTENSFTLDADF